Proteins encoded within one genomic window of bacterium HR11:
- the fabG_7 gene encoding 3-oxoacyl-[acyl-carrier-protein] reductase, with protein MPVRRRGDVTGAFRDRWAVITGASSPVGLAVAAHLMSVHGMRGVLHCRVRRRPLVQLVERLRREGLDVPVLITQADLADPRALDRWIARVRRQVDRVGVLFFNAADFYKTPWAQMKWRDFLRMMVLHGWAPLRIVQKLYEKMEPPARVIFMTDAGIEQGYPAYAAYTASKAVMAHWTRLLARVLSPWITVHAIAPYWIRREDEASEPVLSRIARGEPASLAALLRAVDLILEGGGAMTGQVLWMDSGRWLG; from the coding sequence ATGCCGGTCCGCCGTCGGGGCGACGTCACCGGCGCGTTTCGGGACCGGTGGGCCGTCATCACGGGGGCCTCGAGTCCCGTCGGACTCGCCGTTGCGGCGCATCTGATGAGCGTGCACGGGATGCGGGGGGTCCTGCACTGCCGGGTCCGCCGCCGTCCCCTCGTCCAGTTGGTCGAGCGCCTCCGCCGGGAGGGGCTCGACGTCCCCGTCCTGATCACGCAGGCCGACCTGGCCGATCCCCGGGCCCTGGACCGGTGGATCGCCCGCGTCCGCCGACAGGTCGATCGGGTGGGCGTCCTCTTTTTCAATGCCGCCGACTTTTACAAGACCCCCTGGGCCCAGATGAAGTGGCGGGACTTCCTCCGTATGATGGTCCTGCACGGGTGGGCCCCCCTTCGAATCGTTCAGAAGCTCTATGAGAAGATGGAGCCGCCCGCCCGGGTCATCTTCATGACCGACGCCGGCATCGAGCAGGGCTACCCGGCGTATGCGGCCTACACGGCCTCGAAGGCCGTCATGGCCCACTGGACCCGTCTGTTGGCCCGGGTCCTGTCCCCGTGGATCACCGTCCACGCCATCGCTCCCTACTGGATCCGCCGGGAAGACGAGGCCTCGGAACCGGTCCTCTCTCGCATCGCCCGGGGGGAACCGGCTTCCCTGGCGGCCCTCCTGCGGGCCGTGGACCTCATCCTCGAGGGCGGCGGCGCCATGACGGGCCAGGTCCTGTGGATGGACAGCGGCCGTTGGCTGGGATGA
- the bdbD gene encoding Disulfide bond formation protein D, with amino-acid sequence MFRRYRWIGLTAGVAGLGLLTASLLVAQQKSAPNTENLQAKVVNYIKTMFPMVQDLQVKSFTEEKGAPFYRVVLTYTAQNRSQESAVFVSRDGSFLILCQDCIYDLRMDPQKALWAKVAEGAEERMSKIKLDGRPFKGNPNAKVVVVEYSDYQCPFCRRAFEQIEPQLMQQYGDKVKFVYKQFPLPIHPWAFKASIAALCVHKYHPKAYWDLHSRLFQSQNEIRVENLRDRFQAIARELNLDTNRLLACFDKEETRPEVEADMNEAQALGVSSTPTFIINGAVVTGAIPFDQFKMYINMALANAK; translated from the coding sequence ATGTTTCGACGCTATCGATGGATCGGCCTGACGGCCGGCGTGGCCGGCCTCGGCCTGCTGACGGCTTCCCTACTGGTCGCTCAGCAGAAGTCGGCCCCGAATACGGAAAACCTCCAGGCGAAGGTCGTGAACTACATCAAAACGATGTTCCCCATGGTCCAGGACCTGCAGGTGAAGTCCTTCACCGAGGAAAAAGGAGCGCCCTTCTATCGGGTCGTCCTGACCTACACGGCCCAGAATCGATCGCAGGAGAGCGCGGTGTTCGTCAGCCGGGACGGGAGCTTCCTGATCCTTTGCCAGGACTGCATCTACGACCTCCGGATGGACCCCCAGAAGGCCTTGTGGGCCAAGGTCGCCGAGGGGGCCGAGGAGCGGATGAGCAAGATCAAGCTCGACGGCCGCCCCTTTAAGGGGAACCCCAATGCGAAGGTCGTCGTCGTCGAGTACTCGGACTACCAGTGTCCCTTCTGCCGGCGGGCCTTCGAACAGATCGAACCCCAACTGATGCAACAGTATGGCGATAAGGTGAAGTTCGTTTACAAACAGTTCCCGCTCCCGATTCACCCTTGGGCCTTCAAGGCTTCCATCGCCGCCCTGTGTGTCCACAAGTATCATCCGAAGGCTTACTGGGACTTACACAGCCGCCTGTTCCAGAGTCAGAACGAGATCCGGGTCGAGAACCTCCGAGATCGCTTTCAGGCGATCGCCCGGGAGCTGAACCTGGACACGAACCGGCTCCTGGCCTGCTTCGACAAGGAGGAGACCCGGCCCGAGGTCGAGGCCGACATGAATGAGGCGCAGGCCTTGGGCGTGAGCTCGACGCCGACCTTTATCATCAACGGGGCGGTCGTCACGGGCGCCATTCCCTTTGACCAGTTCAAGATGTACATCAACATGGCCCTGGCCAATGCCAAGTGA
- the xpsD_2 gene encoding Type II secretion system protein D, with protein MTRRLAWTLGMVGLLASACAYPSRLEREADRAFRRQAWDEAVALYSRLVQQSPERLEFQTRYWWVRLRAAQTHLLRAHQAERAGDLERALVELETAADLDPTNAEIQQYLQDLRQRLKPAPTPPPAPGPTLQFTTPPEEVLRRPITNMNFSGAPLPTVLKSLAQVLHLQLVVDPDVPSTPVTVQFADTTLEQALTQLARNYGLFFRFLDARTLVVAPDTPEKRQRYQDYWMYTFRIEYTRAANVLQVLRQTLRLDYVATDPQQETITVVGARDQVEAAARLIAQVDVAPAEVLIHMDILEINRSLLQQYGLQVASPGVPGVESALQPEPKIQLDPGPILSRSDFALVNLPSLVARLLKQSTHARLLQSVPVRTVEGVPGRIRFGSEIPVPQTTFVPFATGGPATQPITSFIYRVIGLNIDLTPKVHENGDITIQVIVESSSVAGQGFGGAPVFSTSRIEKTIRLRPNETSLIAGLIREQLRDVIEGLPGLESVPLLGGLLSRHSREREENEIIVLLTPYLVRPRAPVQYQAIEVPAPSGGAPTAPPSIFPIPQPPTPPGDREKPPR; from the coding sequence ATGACCCGTCGCCTCGCCTGGACGCTGGGAATGGTCGGCCTGCTGGCCTCGGCCTGCGCCTATCCGTCCCGACTCGAACGGGAAGCCGACCGGGCCTTCCGCCGCCAGGCCTGGGACGAGGCCGTCGCTCTCTACAGCCGTCTGGTCCAGCAGTCCCCGGAGCGGCTGGAGTTCCAGACCCGCTACTGGTGGGTCCGCCTCCGGGCGGCCCAGACGCATCTCTTACGGGCCCATCAGGCCGAACGGGCGGGCGACCTCGAACGGGCCCTCGTCGAGCTCGAGACGGCCGCCGACCTGGACCCGACGAACGCCGAGATCCAGCAGTATCTCCAGGACCTCCGTCAGCGCTTAAAACCGGCCCCGACGCCGCCGCCGGCGCCGGGGCCGACCCTGCAGTTTACAACCCCGCCGGAGGAGGTCCTGCGTCGGCCCATCACGAACATGAACTTCTCGGGGGCGCCCCTGCCGACGGTCCTCAAGAGTCTGGCCCAGGTCCTGCACTTGCAGTTAGTCGTAGACCCGGACGTCCCGTCGACGCCCGTGACCGTGCAATTTGCAGACACGACGCTCGAACAGGCCCTGACCCAGTTGGCCCGAAATTACGGCTTGTTCTTCCGATTCTTAGATGCCCGCACGCTGGTCGTCGCCCCGGACACGCCGGAAAAGCGCCAGCGGTATCAGGATTACTGGATGTATACGTTCCGTATCGAGTACACCCGCGCCGCTAACGTCCTCCAGGTCCTCCGGCAGACCCTCCGCCTCGATTACGTCGCCACGGACCCCCAGCAGGAGACGATCACGGTCGTCGGCGCCCGGGACCAGGTCGAAGCGGCCGCCCGGCTCATCGCCCAGGTCGACGTGGCTCCGGCCGAGGTCTTGATCCACATGGACATCTTAGAAATCAACCGTTCCCTGCTTCAGCAGTATGGCCTTCAGGTCGCCTCGCCGGGCGTCCCCGGCGTCGAGTCGGCGCTTCAACCGGAGCCCAAGATTCAACTCGACCCGGGGCCGATCCTGAGTCGGTCCGACTTTGCCCTGGTCAATCTGCCGTCGTTGGTCGCCCGTCTGCTCAAGCAGTCGACTCATGCCCGTCTCCTTCAGAGCGTCCCGGTCCGGACCGTCGAGGGCGTCCCCGGGCGGATTCGCTTCGGTAGCGAAATCCCCGTACCCCAGACGACCTTCGTCCCCTTCGCCACGGGCGGTCCCGCCACCCAGCCCATCACGTCCTTCATCTATCGCGTCATCGGCCTGAACATCGACCTGACGCCAAAGGTTCACGAGAACGGGGACATCACGATTCAGGTCATCGTCGAAAGCAGTTCCGTCGCCGGACAGGGCTTCGGGGGCGCCCCCGTGTTTTCGACGAGCCGGATCGAGAAGACGATCCGCCTGCGCCCGAACGAAACGAGCCTGATCGCCGGCCTCATCCGGGAACAGCTCCGGGACGTCATCGAGGGTCTGCCGGGACTTGAGTCGGTTCCTCTCTTGGGGGGTCTGCTGAGTCGTCATTCCCGGGAGCGGGAGGAAAACGAGATCATCGTCCTACTGACGCCCTACTTGGTCCGCCCCCGAGCGCCCGTCCAGTACCAGGCCATCGAGGTCCCGGCCCCCAGCGGCGGGGCTCCGACGGCGCCGCCGTCGATCTTCCCCATCCCCCAGCCGCCGACCCCGCCGGGGGACCGGGAAAAGCCGCCCCGATGA
- the bamA_3 gene encoding Outer membrane protein assembly factor BamA — protein sequence MRRIGRTTLLIVGVFFILLGFSHSPLFARWVRHVVQQALQRSWGWFVTWRDLRASPFWTRVTLEGLAVGSGPEAPPFLSIERLDLVFRWWRFRQPLQRVEVFAPTLQVVRTAPDRWNVPPLRGGGAWVQPLPTLVVHAGRLAGQDPWRTWTAELRSVRMDGTTVPMPDGTGYRFQTRIEGTLQWQATTWTPLVLTADVRVDPRMDAAFETDLRYDAPDGRGWGVHGSGHYHLVTGVWQARADGHLFLPLPAGMDRWAAWEAYTGVAVRDLWTRRWTFQADMAGGRPISLTASLGPDGAVWQVRADCRVRPDESRCRLRLESPAGSPVQAEASVQGGAWRLSARWDALWPGVGDRWPERWRRPPRLTGELDLEGATGAPLPTRGHARWEVAWPTAMALWRQSGTLTLPTPDRWVFRLSLDRADASKAGPPDELVRAEASVDTRSATWRLQATGRDWHERAVREVLAWFPSYRLPTGLAWHPHPWRVEAEGTTDGRRWQARWSAAMTLAYKPWLPGIDVRQEGHLQQAGRRVTGQAHIETGSAAGRYQSTWDLTFTGFPDVPFRWNLKGRLRDWPFGWPPRPTASTPSVEGTVAEATLDLQGVGVRWGPSAVSLRTTPLRYRGPAPGSWQTVGILEARIERASAPVWRFHVHVRDGLVTAEAIGRWDERQGSLEWTITGRTTVRAWWADVRLQDGGLDWRLQGAGRLDAPRLSGEILWQDVRWDGQALGDLSLHIETPKALDYRLRMEAPVPGLRAEARWQGPPAGPARWSLAVTLQRDGLAFKAHRWAYGARLRADGDWPPRLGRPVEAVEVRLDRFEWQFEGTPLLALNRPLGVVLDADRIRSVEAGAWSGRLGHGEVRGGPDGLVVTHRVRLSDLAAFGPQATGWTGEVVGSVRLPERWRSGLSGWTLTVTSLRGPHGYTMDACTLRGRWAAAVPEGGPCRLVRGDEVWELEADGRQVRLRLQNGEPGTWLTWWQPEQLLAPGRLDLTWTYIHRPRPQWSLEVHALELVYAATVLSLSAPLRVEWTPDRLAADLTPLTVNQQALHLRVEVGPVGERSWSAWLRPQAWRDWAVQATWQGPLDLAFMRPWFGWPIAGTLRGSLQVSGPLAHPLVVGEVRMDDGEWYLPEGGLRFHPVRLQAQVRGLEDVRGFLEAAGLRGRWRLEWQGGWRWDRRRWAWPVARWTAEDLLILGAGGWSLSLNGRLDLDTRSTPWVLRGEVRVPEGVFTLPIRLPMLLTRAGPAPETPARPVAVPLDLDVRLRVDRWDIQNNLAVVRSSGEWTVRGPVTAPVVDGEWAAEPGGTITFQQRTYRLTQARLLWTQTAPWEPRVEFQMETTVPPSETTREPYRIQVGITGTLIEPMLRLTSDPPLPETEILALVTGGGAVPAPREKVLAGEADTSMSLRAVGQAMVMSLGGQAAVGLLRPVTRLLGIEAITVGVPVAEVQSVQSLTGGTEVDPTARITVQRSFLPWLNTLFSIDARNTSRQTWIVSAQPWAWFQLRVARNDDASWVLSALPQFVYPRAAAPGWTAGRGPAKATRTVIAEVRVAGDGPWSGPQTEKLLGIRAGQSLDVGRIQGQVPRLEAALQQMGYWGAQVLWFLEPRSGAEPTYRLHVQVRRGPRFEWVRTGWPPDVTPPPPARWAYPCWQGHTLVVWGQACMEAALAAWARFEGWDTPPVRVRVHENAESILVETVWTGVAQRRRPDVRWAWQVVDGEGLPEDVVRTIQDPAAWAQACQGTPALAGAPAWWWLKHRPGVCERAWREWAADRGWSLVDVRSVFEPSGDRGTVTVVLRPALIRRVEVEGLPPDVAPVGLFLQGLTRRLYTDEEVRPFIEEARRRLVRRGYAKAELGWTWRPEDGLLRVRVTPGPAYHLGSIEASGLPVRAPWLKRLAGLRPGQRIRPDDLERARRRVMALGIFHQVRVYEDPESPPDARRVRIEGTPRPLLQLGGGLRYAFISRRGGSPPFQGELTGQTRDPVGLGLQALVGLRLGRAGRTEEDVLFGEPTRVETTLRQWRLGLGWGHLLGWPVQTNVFYLNDRIEESRTGLETGAHRTAQTTEQTWSVEQIVQVRPGWLLRYRYQDKDIREVPLDFRIHLRRLAAGLQWDTRDARVIPGRGHFLSMDVEYAPGWLKSDTPYVKLFFQGQRYWSWDYPTWTAVSGLRLGLAYPLTEPVLLSTERFFAGGPTSFRGLPTDALGPRDILGAPDGGEALLLVNLEVTRRLHRYVGVAGFLDVGNVFAKPSDIRLSLSAVREAAGVGLRLYSPIGLIRLDWAYLLDARPGERRSRWSLALGPIL from the coding sequence ATGCGTCGGATAGGACGGACCACACTCCTAATTGTCGGAGTTTTCTTCATCCTGCTTGGGTTCTCCCACTCGCCCCTTTTCGCCCGGTGGGTTCGCCACGTCGTCCAGCAGGCCCTTCAGCGGTCGTGGGGCTGGTTCGTTACGTGGCGGGACCTCCGGGCCAGCCCCTTCTGGACGCGTGTCACGCTGGAAGGCCTCGCCGTCGGGTCAGGTCCCGAAGCACCGCCCTTCCTGTCCATTGAACGACTGGACCTCGTCTTTCGGTGGTGGCGGTTTCGCCAACCCCTTCAGCGCGTCGAGGTCTTTGCGCCGACCCTCCAGGTCGTCCGCACGGCGCCGGACCGATGGAACGTACCGCCTCTCAGGGGCGGCGGCGCCTGGGTCCAACCGTTGCCGACCCTCGTGGTCCATGCCGGCCGACTCGCCGGCCAGGACCCCTGGCGGACGTGGACGGCCGAGCTTCGGTCCGTTCGGATGGACGGCACGACCGTCCCCATGCCCGACGGCACGGGCTACCGGTTTCAGACCCGGATTGAGGGAACCCTTCAATGGCAGGCGACGACGTGGACCCCCCTGGTCCTGACGGCCGACGTGCGGGTCGATCCCCGGATGGACGCCGCCTTCGAGACAGACCTCCGGTATGATGCGCCCGACGGCCGCGGGTGGGGCGTCCACGGGTCCGGCCACTACCACCTGGTCACGGGCGTCTGGCAGGCCCGAGCGGACGGCCACCTCTTCCTGCCGCTCCCCGCCGGGATGGATCGGTGGGCCGCCTGGGAAGCTTATACGGGCGTGGCCGTCCGGGACCTCTGGACCCGCCGATGGACCTTTCAGGCCGACATGGCCGGGGGCCGCCCGATTTCCCTCACGGCGAGCCTTGGACCGGACGGAGCCGTCTGGCAGGTCCGGGCGGACTGCCGAGTTCGACCGGACGAATCCCGATGCCGGCTCCGTCTGGAATCCCCGGCGGGGTCGCCCGTGCAAGCCGAGGCTTCGGTCCAGGGCGGAGCGTGGCGGCTTTCGGCCCGGTGGGACGCTCTGTGGCCCGGCGTCGGCGACCGATGGCCCGAACGCTGGCGACGGCCGCCGCGCCTGACGGGCGAGCTCGACCTCGAGGGCGCGACGGGCGCGCCGCTTCCGACCCGAGGCCACGCCCGTTGGGAAGTCGCCTGGCCGACGGCGATGGCCCTGTGGCGGCAGTCCGGGACGCTGACCCTCCCGACGCCGGACCGGTGGGTCTTTCGGTTGAGCCTGGACCGTGCAGATGCTTCGAAAGCCGGGCCGCCGGATGAACTCGTCCGGGCCGAGGCGTCCGTCGACACGCGGTCGGCGACCTGGCGGCTTCAGGCGACGGGCCGGGACTGGCACGAACGGGCCGTCCGCGAGGTCCTCGCATGGTTCCCGTCTTACCGGCTTCCGACCGGCCTGGCCTGGCATCCCCACCCATGGCGCGTCGAGGCAGAGGGCACGACGGACGGCCGCCGCTGGCAGGCCCGATGGTCGGCCGCCATGACTTTGGCCTACAAGCCGTGGCTTCCCGGCATCGACGTTCGACAGGAGGGACACCTTCAGCAGGCGGGTCGTCGCGTCACGGGTCAGGCCCACATCGAGACGGGCTCGGCCGCCGGTCGGTATCAAAGCACGTGGGACCTGACCTTTACAGGCTTCCCCGACGTGCCGTTCCGGTGGAACCTAAAGGGGCGCCTCCGGGACTGGCCTTTCGGATGGCCGCCGCGGCCGACGGCTTCGACCCCGTCCGTCGAAGGGACCGTCGCCGAGGCCACGCTGGACCTGCAGGGCGTCGGCGTTCGGTGGGGTCCCTCCGCCGTATCCCTCCGGACGACGCCGCTCCGGTACCGGGGACCGGCGCCGGGTTCGTGGCAGACCGTCGGCATCCTGGAGGCCCGCATTGAACGGGCCTCGGCACCCGTCTGGCGGTTTCACGTCCACGTCCGGGACGGCCTCGTCACGGCCGAGGCGATCGGTCGGTGGGACGAACGTCAGGGGAGTCTGGAATGGACCATCACGGGCCGGACGACCGTCCGGGCCTGGTGGGCCGACGTCCGGCTTCAAGACGGGGGTCTGGACTGGAGACTCCAGGGCGCCGGCCGTTTGGATGCGCCCCGCCTCTCGGGGGAAATCCTTTGGCAGGACGTCCGCTGGGACGGCCAAGCCTTGGGAGACCTGAGCCTCCATATCGAAACGCCCAAGGCCCTGGACTACCGTCTGCGGATGGAAGCCCCGGTCCCGGGCCTTCGGGCCGAGGCCCGCTGGCAGGGTCCGCCGGCCGGACCCGCCCGATGGAGCCTGGCCGTCACGCTTCAACGGGATGGCCTCGCTTTCAAGGCCCACCGGTGGGCTTACGGCGCCCGCCTGCGGGCGGACGGCGATTGGCCGCCTCGGCTGGGCCGACCCGTGGAGGCCGTCGAGGTCCGACTCGACCGCTTCGAGTGGCAGTTCGAGGGAACGCCTCTCCTGGCCCTGAACCGGCCGCTCGGCGTCGTCCTCGATGCAGACCGCATTCGAAGCGTCGAGGCCGGCGCCTGGTCCGGCCGGTTGGGTCACGGGGAGGTCCGGGGCGGACCGGACGGCTTGGTCGTCACGCACCGGGTCCGTCTCTCGGACCTGGCGGCCTTCGGGCCCCAGGCGACCGGCTGGACGGGCGAGGTCGTCGGTTCGGTCCGCCTGCCCGAGCGATGGCGGTCGGGTCTGTCCGGATGGACGCTGACCGTCACGTCCCTCCGAGGCCCGCACGGCTACACGATGGATGCCTGTACGCTCCGGGGCCGATGGGCCGCGGCGGTCCCGGAAGGCGGCCCGTGTCGGCTGGTCCGCGGCGATGAAGTCTGGGAGCTGGAGGCCGACGGCCGGCAGGTCCGTCTGCGATTGCAGAACGGCGAGCCCGGCACGTGGTTGACGTGGTGGCAACCCGAGCAGTTGCTGGCCCCGGGTCGGCTGGACCTGACGTGGACCTACATCCACCGGCCCCGACCTCAGTGGAGCCTCGAAGTTCACGCTCTGGAGCTGGTCTATGCGGCGACGGTCCTGAGCCTATCGGCACCCCTGCGGGTCGAATGGACGCCGGACCGGCTGGCGGCGGACCTGACGCCCCTGACGGTCAATCAGCAGGCCCTTCATCTGCGGGTCGAGGTCGGCCCGGTCGGAGAGAGGAGCTGGTCGGCGTGGCTTCGGCCCCAGGCCTGGCGGGACTGGGCCGTCCAGGCGACGTGGCAGGGTCCCTTAGACCTGGCGTTCATGCGGCCGTGGTTCGGGTGGCCCATCGCCGGGACGCTCCGGGGGAGCCTCCAGGTATCGGGCCCTCTGGCGCATCCCCTCGTCGTCGGCGAGGTCCGGATGGACGACGGCGAATGGTATCTACCCGAAGGGGGCCTTCGCTTTCACCCGGTGCGTCTTCAGGCCCAGGTCCGGGGCCTGGAAGACGTCCGCGGCTTTCTGGAAGCGGCGGGCCTCCGGGGACGCTGGCGCTTGGAATGGCAGGGCGGATGGCGGTGGGACCGGCGGCGGTGGGCGTGGCCCGTCGCCCGATGGACGGCCGAGGACCTGCTCATCCTGGGGGCCGGCGGCTGGTCCCTCTCGCTGAACGGCCGGCTCGACCTGGACACGCGCTCGACCCCGTGGGTCTTACGCGGGGAGGTCCGAGTCCCGGAGGGCGTGTTCACGCTCCCGATTCGGCTCCCGATGCTCCTGACCCGTGCGGGCCCCGCCCCGGAGACGCCGGCCCGTCCGGTCGCCGTCCCCCTGGACCTGGACGTGCGTCTGCGGGTCGACCGCTGGGACATTCAGAACAACCTGGCCGTCGTGCGGTCCTCCGGGGAGTGGACCGTGCGGGGCCCCGTCACGGCGCCCGTCGTGGACGGCGAGTGGGCCGCCGAGCCGGGCGGTACCATCACGTTCCAGCAGAGGACGTATCGCCTCACGCAGGCCCGCCTCCTGTGGACGCAGACGGCGCCCTGGGAGCCCCGGGTCGAGTTCCAGATGGAGACGACGGTGCCCCCGTCGGAGACGACGCGGGAGCCTTACCGAATCCAGGTCGGTATCACGGGGACCCTGATCGAGCCGATGCTCCGATTGACCTCGGATCCGCCACTCCCGGAGACGGAAATCCTGGCCCTCGTCACGGGCGGCGGGGCCGTGCCCGCACCGCGGGAGAAGGTCCTGGCCGGGGAGGCGGACACGTCTATGTCCCTTCGAGCCGTGGGCCAGGCGATGGTGATGTCCCTGGGCGGGCAAGCCGCCGTCGGCCTCCTGCGGCCCGTCACGCGCCTGCTGGGCATCGAGGCGATCACTGTCGGGGTGCCGGTCGCTGAGGTCCAGTCCGTCCAGTCCCTGACGGGCGGGACGGAAGTCGACCCGACGGCCCGGATCACCGTCCAGCGCTCGTTCCTCCCATGGCTGAACACGCTGTTTTCCATCGACGCCCGGAATACGAGCCGTCAGACGTGGATTGTCTCGGCCCAGCCGTGGGCCTGGTTTCAGCTTCGAGTCGCCCGCAACGATGACGCCTCATGGGTCCTCAGCGCCCTGCCCCAGTTCGTGTATCCCCGGGCGGCCGCGCCGGGGTGGACGGCCGGCCGGGGTCCGGCGAAGGCGACCCGGACCGTCATCGCGGAGGTCCGGGTCGCCGGAGACGGCCCGTGGTCGGGTCCGCAGACGGAAAAACTGCTGGGGATTCGCGCCGGCCAGTCCTTGGACGTGGGGCGCATCCAAGGGCAGGTCCCGCGCTTGGAGGCGGCCCTTCAGCAGATGGGCTACTGGGGGGCCCAGGTCTTGTGGTTCCTGGAACCCCGGTCGGGGGCGGAGCCGACATACCGGCTCCACGTGCAGGTCCGACGGGGACCCCGGTTCGAGTGGGTCCGGACGGGATGGCCGCCTGACGTGACGCCCCCGCCGCCGGCCCGATGGGCCTATCCGTGCTGGCAGGGCCACACACTCGTCGTCTGGGGACAGGCCTGCATGGAGGCGGCCCTGGCGGCATGGGCCCGATTTGAGGGCTGGGACACGCCCCCCGTCCGGGTACGGGTTCACGAGAATGCTGAATCCATCCTTGTCGAGACCGTCTGGACGGGCGTCGCCCAACGCCGGCGACCCGATGTCCGATGGGCCTGGCAGGTCGTCGACGGAGAGGGCCTGCCGGAAGACGTCGTCCGGACCATCCAAGACCCGGCGGCGTGGGCTCAGGCCTGTCAGGGCACGCCGGCCCTGGCCGGAGCGCCCGCCTGGTGGTGGCTGAAGCACCGGCCGGGGGTGTGCGAACGGGCGTGGCGGGAATGGGCCGCCGACCGGGGCTGGTCCCTCGTGGACGTGCGGTCCGTCTTTGAGCCGTCGGGCGACCGGGGGACCGTCACGGTCGTCCTACGGCCGGCCCTCATCCGGCGGGTCGAGGTCGAGGGCCTGCCGCCAGATGTAGCCCCCGTCGGTTTGTTCCTACAAGGCTTGACCCGCCGGCTCTATACGGACGAAGAGGTCCGCCCCTTCATCGAGGAAGCCCGCCGGCGTCTCGTCCGGCGGGGCTATGCGAAAGCCGAGTTGGGGTGGACTTGGCGACCTGAAGACGGCCTCCTTCGGGTTCGTGTGACGCCCGGGCCGGCCTATCATCTCGGGTCCATCGAGGCCAGCGGTCTGCCGGTCCGCGCCCCGTGGTTGAAGCGGCTCGCCGGCCTGCGGCCGGGCCAACGGATTCGGCCCGACGACCTCGAGCGGGCCCGCCGCCGGGTCATGGCCCTGGGCATCTTTCACCAGGTGCGCGTCTACGAGGACCCCGAGAGCCCGCCGGACGCTCGGCGGGTCCGCATCGAGGGGACGCCGCGGCCTCTGCTCCAGCTCGGCGGCGGCCTGCGGTATGCCTTCATCAGCCGCCGGGGCGGGTCGCCGCCCTTCCAGGGCGAGCTGACGGGTCAGACCCGGGACCCCGTGGGTCTGGGGCTTCAGGCCCTCGTCGGCCTTCGCCTGGGACGGGCCGGCCGTACAGAGGAGGACGTGCTCTTCGGGGAGCCGACCCGGGTCGAGACGACCCTGCGCCAGTGGCGGCTCGGCCTCGGGTGGGGTCACCTCTTGGGGTGGCCGGTCCAGACGAACGTGTTCTACCTGAACGACCGAATCGAAGAGTCCCGGACGGGCCTGGAGACCGGCGCGCACCGGACGGCCCAGACGACCGAGCAGACGTGGTCGGTCGAGCAGATCGTCCAGGTCCGACCCGGCTGGCTCCTGCGGTATCGCTACCAGGACAAGGACATCCGGGAGGTCCCCCTGGATTTTCGGATTCACCTGCGGCGGTTGGCGGCCGGCCTGCAGTGGGACACGCGAGACGCCCGGGTCATTCCCGGCCGGGGCCACTTCCTGTCGATGGACGTCGAGTACGCGCCCGGCTGGCTGAAGAGCGATACGCCTTACGTGAAGCTCTTTTTTCAGGGCCAGCGGTACTGGTCGTGGGACTATCCGACCTGGACGGCCGTGAGCGGCCTCCGCCTGGGCCTGGCGTACCCCCTCACGGAGCCGGTCCTGCTCTCGACGGAGCGCTTCTTCGCCGGCGGGCCGACGTCCTTCCGGGGTCTGCCGACCGACGCCCTGGGACCCCGCGACATTTTGGGGGCGCCCGACGGCGGTGAAGCCCTCCTCCTGGTCAACCTGGAAGTGACCCGACGCCTTCACCGGTACGTCGGAGTCGCCGGCTTCCTGGACGTGGGGAATGTGTTCGCCAAGCCGTCGGATATCCGACTGAGCTTATCGGCCGTCCGGGAGGCAGCCGGCGTGGGCCTGCGGCTGTACAGTCCCATCGGTCTGATTCGACTCGACTGGGCCTATCTCCTGGACGCCCGGCCCGGGGAGCGCCGGAGCCGGTGGTCCCTGGCGTTGGGGCCCATCCTGTAA
- a CDS encoding Putative esterase, whose product MISLGRLIMPTANGYNEEALRGCEGGRMVKGPGRPTADWLESVQQVIGNMPFLRWLGVQVVDLQPGHSQVRLPVRPEMLQVAGLLHGGIVASLIDVASALAVFSAMSAWTEIRTLEMKVNYFRPIRGGAVQAHARLVHLGKRTAVTVCHVWGEGDTLCALGVATFLRLGDSPADEPTGGDRPTLP is encoded by the coding sequence GTGATATCGCTGGGCCGGTTGATAATGCCGACGGCCAACGGATACAATGAAGAGGCCCTGCGGGGCTGTGAGGGTGGCCGCATGGTGAAAGGCCCCGGGCGTCCGACCGCGGACTGGCTGGAATCCGTCCAGCAGGTCATCGGGAATATGCCCTTCCTGCGTTGGCTGGGGGTGCAGGTCGTCGACCTCCAACCGGGCCACAGTCAGGTCCGACTTCCCGTGCGCCCCGAGATGCTCCAGGTCGCCGGTCTCCTCCACGGCGGGATCGTGGCCAGTCTCATCGACGTCGCCAGCGCCCTGGCCGTTTTCAGCGCCATGTCTGCATGGACGGAAATCCGTACGCTGGAGATGAAGGTCAACTACTTTCGGCCCATCCGGGGCGGGGCCGTTCAGGCCCACGCCCGTCTGGTTCACCTGGGGAAGCGCACGGCGGTCACGGTCTGTCACGTCTGGGGAGAGGGGGATACCCTGTGCGCTTTGGGGGTCGCCACCTTCTTGCGGCTGGGGGACTCGCCCGCCGACGAGCCGACGGGGGGCGACCGCCCGACGCTCCCATGA